Below is a window of Trueperaceae bacterium DNA.
TAAGTTTAAGTAAAGGTTGTTGACCAATTGTCCCAACCAAAAGTAGACAACAACACTATGAAGATTATCTTAATGTTTAGTTACAAACAATTAAGGGATGGTTGTTACCATACCCTAATGAGGCAACAAGATTTCTGCCAGGTAAGTAGACTACGATGTTAATCCCTATCGGGCTAGTGCTTTTGTTAGGTCAGGCTCCCATTCTTCCCGTAACAATTGAATCTGGGAGTGAGGTACGTCTCGTATCCGTAGATCTGTTGCGTGTATATGCTACTGGTCGGGTCGTAGAAAGACGCCTAGAGATGTTTGGGAGGCTCCCTCCTGGACAACAACTTAGGCTCCTGATATTTTCAATGGAACAAGACAAACAATCTGGGGGAGAGACGGGTGTTCTTGGTAGCGCCTTAACTGGGATAGTGGACGCTGACGGAAGAAGTATTTTAGTCATCGTAAAAGAGGGCCACGGCGCTGTAGATTTTGGCGCATGGCTTCAAAAACAATTCGGCATAAGTATGACGTTTAGTGCGAGAGAAAGTCCGTGATACCCATTGACAGGCGCAAAATTATCATTGTGGAGGATGACCAAGATATTAGCCGACTTCTGAAATTAGAATTAGAGGAAAGCGGGTTTCACGTTGATACTTTTGAAACAGGAATTCGTGGCCTTTTAGCGATTCGGGAAGAGCAACCAGATTTAGTTATCCTAGACCTTGGGTTGCCTGATCTGAGTGGAGCGGAAATCGCACGGCGGGTCCGCAGCACTAGTGAAATTCCCATCATTATCCTTACTGCTGCACATGACCTCGGCACTAAAGTAGAAATGCTTAATCATGGAGCCGACGACTACTTGGCTAAACCCTTTCACATAAGCGAACTTGTTGCCCGTGTAAACGTGCAACTTCGGAAACGGACAAACACGAGTGTGAAAAAGCTTGGCGATCTGTCGGTAGATGAAATAAGTCGGCAGGTATTTTGCGGTTCTAAGGAAGTTAGGTTATCGCCTAGAGAGTTCCAATTAATAACTTATCTCTGTAGTAAACCGGGTCGTGTTTACAGTCGGGAGGAGATAGAGAAGAATGTTTGGGGACCTGAGTTGCCGCAATCAAGTAATGTGGTGGATGTGCACATTGCCAACATTAGGGGAAAGCTTCGTCAAGCAGGTGGCTTTGGTGTGATACGTACTGTCCGTGGAATTGGTTACGCGGTTAAGGGTTGATAAGCAGTTTCCGGGACTGAAGCTGTCAGCAGCCGAAGAAGGCTAATAAGGTCGGGAATGCCTTTGAGGTGGCGGGTGGCTATTCTCGGAAGTTTCACGATAGCGGTTTTAAGCGTGTTGGCCTCCTTGTCGTCATTCTGGATAGTTAGTTCGGTTTTGCGCGGCGATGAACAGAGGGCTCTTAGGCGTGATGTTAAGAAAGTAGTTGAAGTGTATGCGGGAAACAAGGAGACGGAGGAATACCTCACGGGACCAACAGGGAGAGTCGCAGTCCAACTTTACGATTCGGTAGGTACTCTTTTCGTTGGTTCCAGCCCAGCTTTTGAGCGTTCAACTGCTGCTCTTCCACGAGAGATCGTACTGGCTGCGATGATTCAGGCCCAGGACTGGCAAGGGAAGATCGAAGGGACCCGCGTCCAAGTTGCTCTTGCCCCATTCGACATGGGGGTTGTTGCCGTGATTAGTGATATGTCTTATATCGGCAATGTAATTAGGCGAATTGGACTAGTACTACTTTTTACAGCGTTGTCACTTGTGGTTTTGAGCGGCGTGATTGGATACTGGGTGGCTGGTCTAGCGATTAAACCGATCACTAGCTTGGCTAGGGTAGCAGCCAAAATGGGGCCTATGCGGTTAGCTCCTGTCGGGTATGAAGGGCCAGATGACGAAGTTGGGGAATTAAGCCAGGTATTAAATGCACTTATTGCTCGGCTTAAGGTTTCGATTGATGGCCAAAGAGAATTTCTTGCTGAGACTAGCCATGAATTGAGGACCCCCCTTACAAGCCTTAAAGGGTTTTTAGTTCGTGCTTTACGTCATTCAAATTCCGAACAAGAAAATGATCTTCGCGATGCGAGCCGGATAGCTGATGGGATGGCACGTCTGGTGGAAGATTTACTAGAGCTATCCAGGGGAGAATTGCTTCAAGGTAACGCACCTTCTTTTGTTCAGCCGTTGCAGGATATTCTACAACCAGTAGCGGCGGAATTTCCGGGTCTTCGTGTCACTGGTAATTCTGAAGTCGGTGTGGTCGGGGATGCAGATCGCCTTCGGCAACTTATTAGAAATCTGGCAGCCAATGCGCTAAGAGCGGTGGGAGATCCCACTCGGGTTGTATTACACCTACAAACCGATGAGGACAAGGTTATTTTAAGAGTTTGTGATGATGGTCCTGGAATTCCAGAAGAGATTCAACCTTATATTTTCAAGAAGTTTTACAAAGGAGCCGGTGGTGGCGTTGGGTTAGGACTGGCTATTGCCCAACAGATTGCTAAGCAGCACGGTGCGGAAATTAAAGTGAAAAGCCGAGCGGGGGAGACAATATTTTCCGTATTCCTAACGGCCGTAAGTAGAGGAAGTTAAAAAAGGATCGAAATTTCTGCACAATCGTAAATTTGGTTAATACCTTATATTTCTAAAAAATGGAACTAACGGTTGTGGGTACATTTCGAATACGAGCCCAAAAAGATAAGTTCGTGTCACCATAATTGCTCGCAGACGTTCCGTGGATATGTTCGCTCCGCGATTAAAGCCGTTTGCGTCACACGGAAATATTTTCAAGAGTCATTGTTTGTATTCCAAGGTGCCGAAAAGCAATGCTGAGAGGAAACAAAATGGCAACATGAAAGGACTCTTAATAGAAGAGGTACTTCTAAGGCATACCGGTTGACTGGTAAACTACCGCCCATGAGCATTAGACCAGATTGGTGGATTCGCGAAAGGGCCCTGGAGGGCATGATCGAACCTTTCGAAGAAAACTTGGTTCGGGAAGGCGTCATTAGTTACGGGTTATCGAGCTTTGGGTATGATCTTCGGGCGGCTCCTGAGTGGGCTATTTTTGTGAACGCCTTTAATACGGTTGTAGATCCAAAAAAATTCGATACTGATAGCCTCATTGAGCTATCCGACGAAGAATGTATCATTCCCCCTAACTCTTTCGTTCTTACCCGCTCTGTCGAGTACCTTAGGATTCCAGATAATGTGATGGTTGTAGCGCTAGGTAAGAGTTCGTACGCCCGGTGTGGAATTGTGGCCAACGTGACGCCCCTAGAGCCTGGTTGGGAGGGTCATGTAACTCTGGAGCTATCTAACACGACTCCACTACCGGCGAAGGTATATGCCAATGAAGGAATAGTTCAATTATTATTTTTTCAAGGGGAGAGGCCAGAGGTAACCTACGGTGATCGTAAAGGCAAGTATCAGGGACAGACTGGGGTTACCCTTCCTCGCCTATGAAATATCTTTAGTGAATCGGTACGATAATTTGTTACCTGCGAGAAGAGATATTACTGTTGTAAGTACTTGTTTCTGTCGCGATTATGATTAGCAAGATTTACATTAGGACGGAAAACGCGCTTATCTCCGTCGAACCCGTGTAAAAAGTAAAAGTATGGGAGACCGTTAGAGTCCAGTCGTTGGGGCGATAGTACTGCAAGAAGGGCAACTTGGCCAGGGTTGCTAATGGGAGTTGATGGTAAACCGCTTCGTGTGTATGTATTCCACTCATGATCTTGCTCAAAATCTCCCGCCCTTATATCTAACGCTGGAAGTTGTTTGTTAAGGCCGTAAGCAACTGTGGGATCTGACTGCAAAGGCATTCCTTGGTCCAGGCGATTTAGGAATACGCCAGCAATAATTTTCATCTCGTCATCGTTTCCAGCTTCAGTCTGCACAATACTAGCCAAGATTACCCATTCAATAATTGAAAGGTTACGTTCTAACAATAGTGATGCGACATCAGGCGTAATTTCTTGATCAAAGCGGTTAAGTAGAAATCCTAAGACTTCCTCTGGGGTACTTTTAACTGGTATCTCGTAACTGGCTGGGAAGAGAAAACCTTCCAGTCCAAGGTTTTCTGGGATGTAAGCCTTCCGAAAATTTCTAGGTTCTCTAATCATTAAGAAAAACTCTTCCTGGTTTCCGAGGCCTGAAGCAGCTAGAGTTTCGGCTACTTCATTGTCACGAAGTCCTTCCGGCAATAGGACCCTTATCGTTCGTGGTTTTCCACCTGCCATCAACTTGTTGCTTATTTGATGAGCACTCATGCCTTGGTGAAGTTCGTAAAGGCCCGCTCCTATTTTAGTATCTAAATTTCGGATGCGCAGCATAATGCTAAATAGTTTCCCGTTGCGCACGAGCCCTGCGGTCTCTAACTGTCTTGAAGTGTGCGAAGCACCCCAACCGTTTAGAACTTCGAATTGAATAACATTATTGCTATTAGGTGTTACCGGGCTTAGTAAGTGCGTGAGTCCCAGAGCTATGCCTGATAAAAATAAGAATAGGGCGCAAAACAAAAATTTCGTGCCAACAATTAGGTCAGAATAGGCAATTGGGTGACTTGAATTTGCTGAAGGGGTCATAGCTTGGTCCGCTCTATGAATGATTCTAGGATTAAGACAGCGGAAATCTTATCTATAAGACCCTTATTACGTTTGATGCTTTTGTTTGGATTGTGCCTTGCTATATGACGAGAGGCTAACTTACTGGTATAACGCTCATCTTCGAAAGTCACCTCGAGACCGTGCTGTTTTATGGCTTCCGTAAAGGAGCATATACGTTTTGCTTGCAATGACTCTTTTCCATCGGTTCTAACGGGTAGACCTACTACTATCAATGTAGCCTTTTCTATGTCAGCGAGGTCATATATTTTTTGCAAGTCGGTAGATAAATTGCTTCGCAAAATTGTTTCCCTTCCGAAAACGAAGGAGGTTCCAGGTGGGCTTACCGCGACGCCTATCCGGGCTTCTCCAACATCTAGGGCAAGTATTCCCCGCATTATGCTCATGATTTACCCAACCAATTCTCCAACACTCTGGCGATACCGTCTTCGTCGTTGGAGGTCGTGAGAACATTAGAGATGGCACGGATTTGTGGAGAAGCGTTTGCGGGAGCTACACTCGTTCCTGCCCACAGGAGCATTTCCCGGTCGTTATGCTGGTCACCGAAAGCTGCTGTCTCTTCCCGTTCAATTCCTAGTTTTTTAGCTAGCCGGCAAAGGGCGTTACCTTTGTTGACCTGTGGATGCATCACTTCTAACACCGAACTAGCGCTCCATGTTTGGTAAATACTTTGCTTTGACAAAGATCGCGATAATTCCAGGGCTGATTTGTGAGGGTGTCTAAAGAGTAGTTTGATTGCGCTTTGTCCCTCAAGAAATCTTTCAACGCGACCTACTCCATTCGGTGGGATCTGGTCAGGCTCTTCTCGTATTTGCTGGCGGAAATCAAAGAAATTTTGGTCGAGATACCAACCTTCTAAGGTTTCTAGGCCAACTTGGATATCTGAGAAGGTTTCACGCATTTTTTTAAGTATTACTTGTGCCGTTGTTTTTGAGAGAGTTTGCACATGAGTTGTTACGTTATTACGGTAGCCATATAAACCAGCTCCGTTGTACACGATCGCAGTATTAATCTCCAGTTGGTTCATAAAGGAACGCGTATTTCTGGGTGGTCGACCCGTGCAAAGAATGATTCTTACGCCTCTGATACTCAATTCTCTTATGGCGGAAACGGTTCGGTCAGTTACACGTTTTTGGCTGGTAAGGAGTGTTCCGTCCAAATCAAATGCTATTAATCTGGGTAGAGTAGTCATCAGAGAGAAAAATCTTTCGGCGTTATTCAGAAGATTCTAGGATTTCAGGGATGGCGTCAAGACATAATTTAATGTGATCAGGATTTTTGACACCTGCCTGAGCGATGTCGGGGCGGCCACCGCCACTGCCACCTGCTCGAGCTACTAATGTTTGGATCAAGGTGCCTGCGTGAAGGCCACGTTTTTGGGCGTCACTTGTTAATTTAACCACCATAAGAGCCCCGCTTCCTAGAACTACTAGGTCAACTGCTGAGTTTTCAAGGAGGTTATCAGCAGCAGTTCTAAGTGAGTTAGCATCGAGATCTTTGAGAACCGCACTTGCGTATTTGAAGCCGCCGGCTTCTTGAGTTTCATGATCGGTTGCTTCTTTAGTCTGTGCTGCAGCTAATTTTTCACGCAAATCTCTAACTTCTCGTTGTGTGTCCTTGAGGTCGCTACTGAGACTAATTACCCTAGTTTCTATCTCAGACCGATGAGCACCGAAGTGATCTTGTAGGCGAGTTATGTAACCCTTGAGTTTACTGATGTCGCTAATGGCGCTCATTCCGGTGACAGCAGTAATACGTCTAACGCCAGCGGAAACAGCCTCTTCTTCAGTAATTAGGAATGGACCTATAGATCCTGTGAGCTTTACGTGTGTACCGGCGCATAGTTCTATCGAAATAGGAATTTTGTTCGTTTCTGCATGTACTTCGACTATACGGACAATCTCTCCGTATTTTTCACCAAAGAGCATCATAGCTCCTGATTCACGTGCCTCGTTTATAGGGACGAAGCTGGTTTTAATTTCGTAGTTTCCTTGGATCCAGGAATTGACTAGGGTTTCTATGCTTTCAAGCTCTTTTGGGTCCAGGGCTTTAGAATGAGAGAAGTCAAACCGGAGTCTTTCAGGCTCTACCAGAGAGCCGGATTGCGCTACGTGAGTCCCTAAAATTGTTCGTAGGGCAGCGTGTAGTAGGTGTGTAGCTGTGTGATTCTTACTCGTGTTATTGCGGATGGGATCTGGGATCGCTAAGACATCGTTATTCACCTGTAGCGTTCCTTGGGTAATCGTAGCGTGGTGAAGAATTAGGCCGTGATTGGTTTTCGTGGTTTCAAGGATTTTAGCCTGCCCGTCTTCCCACTCGAGGATCCCCCGATCTCCGATTTGACCACCGCCTCTAGGGTAAAAGGGGCTGCTTTCAATTACTATATGTCCCTTCTGTCCAACTGTTAGTTCGGTCGTTGCCTTATCCTCGGAAAGGAGAGCTATAACTTTTGCATCGGTTTGTTCCATATTTTCGTAACCTGTGAAGGTTGTTTCACCGTACTTTTTGGCAACTGCACCTAAATCATCTCGGAGTTCAGAAAAAAGGTTTTGGTCAACCGTATTTTGTTGCGCGACCTTCCGGGCGACATTACGGGCTACTTCATAGCCTTCAGCGTCAACGGTAATGTTCCGCTCGGCCGCCATTTCTCTTGTAATGTCCAAGGGAAATCCGTAAGTTTGCCAAAGATCAAAGGCGGTTTCCCCAGGTAGTATTGAATCTGGAAGGTTTGTTAGGATGTCCTCAACCCGTAAAATACCGGATTCGAGCGTACGCAGGAATTGTTTTTCCTCGGTATGGACAATACCTTGTACTCGTTCCTGTGCGTGAATTAAGTCTGGGTAAGCGGTGCTCATGGCTTCGACTGCGCATTCGACTAGAGCATGAAGAATAGGTTTACGAATGCCTAATAGCCATGCGTGCCGAGATGCCCGACGGATTAGCATTTTTATAACGTAACCAGGACCGTCGTTTGTGGGTAGTACCCCGTCGGCTACGGCGCAGGTAACTGCACGTACATGATCAGCTATCACTCTGTGCGAAACACTTGTTTTCCCCTGGTAAGAAATCCCAGAATATTTTTCTAGGACCTTGATTGTCGGTTGGAACAGGTTGGTTGCATAAGCATCTTCGGCGCCGGTCATGACAGCGGCTAGACGTTCAAAGCCTAGTCCTGTATCAATGTTCTGCTGGGGAAGAGGCTTGAGTTCCCCATTATCTTGGCGATCGAATTGAGTGAAGACGAGATTCCAGATTTCTATATACCGGTCGCCACTACCTGTGTTGGGGCCAGTTTCATCCGGAGTTCCAAATTCTGGACCCCGGTCAAAAAAGATTTCTGAGCAAGGCCCACAAGGCCCATTCGGCCCCTTAGTAATGGCGCTAGCCGGCCAAAAGTTCTCATCCTCACCCCAACGGGAAATATGATCAGGAGGTATACCGACGTGGTCAGTCCAAATTTCATAAGCTTCGTCGTCATCTAGGAAAATAGTCACATGAAGTCGCTTTGGATCTAGGTTCATCCAATCAGCTGATGTAAGGTACTCCCAGCTCCAAGCGGCAGCTTCCTTTTTGAAGTAATCACCAAAAGAAAAATTACCTAGCATTTCGAAAAATGAGTGGTGGCGCAATGTCCTACCAACATTTTCAATATCACCTATACGGAGACACTTTTGTGCTGTTACTACCCGGTGGTGAGTACCTTCGAAATTAGCGAACTTGGGGGTAGCTCCTAAGAAATAAGGTTTGAACTGGACCATACCCGCACTGGTAAACATCAGAGTTGGATCATCCGCCTTTAGCGAGGCGCTAGGATAAACTAGGTGCGACTTAGCCTCAAAGAAATTCAAATAGCTTAGTCTCAACTTGTCCAGATCCCAATCAGTATTCAATGTAGGCCTCCAGTGCACTGAGAAGTGATTATACAGAAGGTATGTTGTTTCGGGTAACTATGTAATATGTCGTGTTGAAGCTTCACGGCCTATATGATGTCACTCATGTCGCTGCAAGGTGTGTTTCAAGGTGCAGGGAAGCAGCGTGTCATTGGCATCGGATTTCTTACGTTTGGTTTAGTTGGAGTAACTCTTTCTATATACGGGCCAGCTTTGTTGGCATTTCAGGATAGTTTTGGGATAGGTCAAAGTGCTGCTGGACTTGTGGTGAGTGCCCATTTCCTCGGCGCATTTACAGCAATAGTTTGTAGTGGCCTGATAGTTTCCCATTTTGGATATCGCCGTCCGATGATTATTGCGGCAAGTCTGTTGGTGATCGGTGCGACTGTAGTTGGTTTGGGTTTCGATTGGACTATGGTTTTACTCGGCGCGGGTTTAATCGGTCTTGGAATGGGGTTTCTGGATGTCAGCGTAAATCTACTGGTGGTGCGGTCTTTCGAAGATGGGGGTGCACCTGCTATGAATCTCCTACACACTACATTCGGGGTGGGTGCGGTGGCGGGCCCACTGTTGGTTGCGATGTTTTTACCGAGCTTCCGTCCGGCATTTGTTTTTACCGCAGTAGCGGGAGCAGCTCTGTTATGGTTCGTCTGGCGATTACGGGAACCTCCAGCCGCCCCGTCTCCGATACGGGGGCTGGGTGGGGCTTGGATCAGGATGTTTGCTTTTTGCCTGTTGTTCTTTTTTTATGTTGGGGTCGAGGTAGGGATAGGTAGTTGGGAGCCGGTGCATTTAGAACCGTCATTTGGATCCGGCCGGGCTGCGGCTCTGACTGCTTTGTACTGGGGAGCGCTTACGGTAGGGCGGTTGGTTTGCGTACCAATCAGTGCGCTCGTATCGACAAGGCGTCTTATGCTTTTTTCATCGGGATTAGGTGTTCTGGCTATTCTTTTTGCGCAATACATTGTATTGGCGCCATATGCTTACGCTCTCGTTGGTTTTGCTTTGGCACCTATTTTCCCTACGGCTTTGGTTTGGCTTGAAGAGGTATTTCCAGGCAGGGCTGAGATGCTTACCCCGCTCGTGATAGCCACTGCAATGATTGCCCCGATAATTATTTCTCCGTTAATCGGCATTGTTATTGAAACCGGTTCAACTAAAGACATCCCAACTGCATTGGGCTTGTTGACAGGTGTTTTGCTTATGGTTGTTATTTGGCTACGATGGTCGCCCCGCAAGTTAGAAATAAAGGGGTGATCTGTTCAGGAACGCGAGAATAATGAATATATCAAGATTAATGCAAGGGCTAGTTGGTGTGAGGGCTTGAGTTGGCAGTAAGTAATAGGCTATCGATTTCTATCTTAGTGGGGAGGCTGGGTTGGGCTCCCAATTTGGTTACGGTTATTGCCCCGGCTGCATTAGCAAAAGTTAATCCTTCCTCGAGATTGTTGCCTTGAGATAATTCAGCAGCGAGAGCTCCACAGAAGGCATCGCCTGCAGCAGTTGTGTCGATTGCGGTTACCGAATGCGGTTTAATGAGACCTCCATTATTGTTGGATTGCCAATAGGCACCTGCGCTTCCGAGGGTCACTATGACGGAATCTACCCCCTGATCGATGAGTTTTTGTGAGGCCTGTTCAGCCTGTGTAACGTTATTTACTGGTAGGCCGGCAAGGGATCCGGCTTCGCCTTCGTTTACTACTAAAATAGAGATGTGGCTTAAAAGCTCCGGAGGTAAAGGAGCCACCGGAGCAGCGTTAAGGATTACCGTAATATCACGATCCCAAGCGAGAGCCGCTGCGTGAGTTACTGTGTCCAGAGGTAACTCAAGTTGCATGAGTAACACTGAAACATTAGCGAAGTCCTCTTCTCGTAAGTCCGTTGGAACCAGCTTCCTATTCGCGCCGGAGCTCACAACAATCATGTTCTCCCCGTTGTCGTCGACTGTAATAAAAGCCATTCCACTTGGACCAACAGTACTTAAGACTCGATTAGTATTTACTTGAACAGAATTCAACGCAGCACGCAGTTCATCGCCGTAGCCATCGTTTCCGACCCGACCCAACATAGAAACATTGCCTCCAGCTAGAGCTGCGGCAGCGGCTTGATTAGCACCTTTGCCACCTGGAAAAGTTTGAACATCCGCACCTAAAACAGTATCGCCAGGACTGGGCTGTGCTGCTACCGGAACCACCAGATCCATATTGAGGCTACCTAACACGAGGACGCGGCTTTGGTCATTAGTCATGACCATAGTGTTGCATGTAAATAAAACACACATGCATTGGACGTCACCCAAGTTGGGCATTCTCTTAAGTTTTCGATGCTAA
It encodes the following:
- a CDS encoding DNA-binding response regulator, whose product is MDRRKIIIVEDDQDISRLLKLELEESGFHVDTFETGIRGLLAIREEQPDLVILDLGLPDLSGAEIARRVRSTSEIPIIILTAAHDLGTKVEMLNHGADDYLAKPFHISELVARVNVQLRKRTNTSVKKLGDLSVDEISRQVFCGSKEVRLSPREFQLITYLCSKPGRVYSREEIEKNVWGPELPQSSNVVDVHIANIRGKLRQAGGFGVIRTVRGIGYAVKG
- a CDS encoding dCTP deaminase, with product MSIRPDWWIRERALEGMIEPFEENLVREGVISYGLSSFGYDLRAAPEWAIFVNAFNTVVDPKKFDTDSLIELSDEECIIPPNSFVLTRSVEYLRIPDNVMVVALGKSSYARCGIVANVTPLEPGWEGHVTLELSNTTPLPAKVYANEGIVQLLFFQGERPEVTYGDRKGKYQGQTGVTLPRL
- a CDS encoding 4-amino-4-deoxychorismate lyase, with amino-acid sequence MTPSANSSHPIAYSDLIVGTKFLFCALFLFLSGIALGLTHLLSPVTPNSNNVIQFEVLNGWGASHTSRQLETAGLVRNGKLFSIMLRIRNLDTKIGAGLYELHQGMSAHQISNKLMAGGKPRTIRVLLPEGLRDNEVAETLAASGLGNQEEFFLMIREPRNFRKAYIPENLGLEGFLFPASYEIPVKSTPEEVLGFLLNRFDQEITPDVASLLLERNLSIIEWVILASIVQTEAGNDDEMKIIAGVFLNRLDQGMPLQSDPTVAYGLNKQLPALDIRAGDFEQDHEWNTYTRSGLPSTPISNPGQVALLAVLSPQRLDSNGLPYFYFLHGFDGDKRVFRPNVNLANHNRDRNKYLQQ
- a CDS encoding Holliday junction resolvase RuvX encodes the protein MSIMRGILALDVGEARIGVAVSPPGTSFVFGRETILRSNLSTDLQKIYDLADIEKATLIVVGLPVRTDGKESLQAKRICSFTEAIKQHGLEVTFEDERYTSKLASRHIARHNPNKSIKRNKGLIDKISAVLILESFIERTKL
- a CDS encoding alanine--tRNA ligase, whose translation is MDKLRLSYLNFFEAKSHLVYPSASLKADDPTLMFTSAGMVQFKPYFLGATPKFANFEGTHHRVVTAQKCLRIGDIENVGRTLRHHSFFEMLGNFSFGDYFKKEAAAWSWEYLTSADWMNLDPKRLHVTIFLDDDEAYEIWTDHVGIPPDHISRWGEDENFWPASAITKGPNGPCGPCSEIFFDRGPEFGTPDETGPNTGSGDRYIEIWNLVFTQFDRQDNGELKPLPQQNIDTGLGFERLAAVMTGAEDAYATNLFQPTIKVLEKYSGISYQGKTSVSHRVIADHVRAVTCAVADGVLPTNDGPGYVIKMLIRRASRHAWLLGIRKPILHALVECAVEAMSTAYPDLIHAQERVQGIVHTEEKQFLRTLESGILRVEDILTNLPDSILPGETAFDLWQTYGFPLDITREMAAERNITVDAEGYEVARNVARKVAQQNTVDQNLFSELRDDLGAVAKKYGETTFTGYENMEQTDAKVIALLSEDKATTELTVGQKGHIVIESSPFYPRGGGQIGDRGILEWEDGQAKILETTKTNHGLILHHATITQGTLQVNNDVLAIPDPIRNNTSKNHTATHLLHAALRTILGTHVAQSGSLVEPERLRFDFSHSKALDPKELESIETLVNSWIQGNYEIKTSFVPINEARESGAMMLFGEKYGEIVRIVEVHAETNKIPISIELCAGTHVKLTGSIGPFLITEEEAVSAGVRRITAVTGMSAISDISKLKGYITRLQDHFGAHRSEIETRVISLSSDLKDTQREVRDLREKLAAAQTKEATDHETQEAGGFKYASAVLKDLDANSLRTAADNLLENSAVDLVVLGSGALMVVKLTSDAQKRGLHAGTLIQTLVARAGGSGGGRPDIAQAGVKNPDHIKLCLDAIPEILESSE
- the rbsK gene encoding ribokinase — translated: MTNDQSRVLVLGSLNMDLVVPVAAQPSPGDTVLGADVQTFPGGKGANQAAAAALAGGNVSMLGRVGNDGYGDELRAALNSVQVNTNRVLSTVGPSGMAFITVDDNGENMIVVSSGANRKLVPTDLREEDFANVSVLLMQLELPLDTVTHAAALAWDRDITVILNAAPVAPLPPELLSHISILVVNEGEAGSLAGLPVNNVTQAEQASQKLIDQGVDSVIVTLGSAGAYWQSNNNGGLIKPHSVTAIDTTAAGDAFCGALAAELSQGNNLEEGLTFANAAGAITVTKLGAQPSLPTKIEIDSLLLTANSSPHTN